The Pangasianodon hypophthalmus isolate fPanHyp1 chromosome 20, fPanHyp1.pri, whole genome shotgun sequence genomic sequence CAGAGACGCCCGCATGCTGTCCACAcgctcctgcacacacacacacacacacacacacattatgggTGTTTTCAATTTTCAACAGGAAATGTTCACctgatagacacacacacacacacacattgcttatccctaaaacattttatagtatttcttatatgtaatatttttagaatatatacacaaagttttaataatatatactgaatataaataatgCATGCGGTGATGTCTGTGGATAGATCATACTCcggtgagggtgtgtgtgtgtgtgtgtgtgtgtgtgtgtgtgtgacctgcagTTGTTTGCGCTCCTGCTCGGTGAGCGTGAGgtttttctgcagtgtggcgAGTCGCCCCTGGGTGGCGCTGTGAGCTGCGTTGCTCTCCTGCAGGCTCTGGCTGAGACTctgagctctgtctctctgaacGCTCTCCAGGTCCTGAGCTTTACTGAGCAGAGACGACACTCTGTCCACCTCCCTCTGTAACGAGGAGACACGAGCCTCTGCCtccaccacctacacacacacacacacacacacacacacacacacacacatgcacacacacacacacacacacccacacgcatgcgcacacacacatgcacacacacacgcgcgcacacacacgcacgcgcacgcacacgcccagacacacacacacacatgcacatgcacacacacacacacacacacacacacacatgcacgcacacacacacagacacacacacacagacacacacggtATTGCAATCATGCACACACTGTCACGTCTTACCTGTTGAATTGATGTAAGTGTAACCTGCTTTAATATGTGTAGTACCTGTGTGagtgtttcctgtgtgtgtgtttcctgtgtgaGTTTAacctgggtgtgtgagtgttacctgtgtgagtgttacctgtgtgtgtgtttcctgtgtgaGTTTAacctgggtgtgtgagtgttaccTGTGTGAGTGTTTCCTGTGTGAGTGTTACCTATGTGAGtttaacctgtgtgtgtgtttcctgtgtgtgtgtttcctgtgtgaGTTTAacctgggtgtgtgagtgttacctgtgtgtgtgtttcctgtgtgtgtgttacctgtgtgtttcctgtgtgaGTTTaacctgggtgtgtgtgtttcctgtgtgaGTTTaacctgggtgtgtgtgtttcctgtgtgaGTTTAACCTGGGTGTGTTAGTGTTCCTGTGTGAGTATTACCTGTGTGAGTATTTCCTGTGCGActgttacctgtgtgtgttacctgtgtgagtgttacctgtgtgagtgtttcctgtgtgtgtgtgtgtgtgtgtgtgttacctgtgcgtgtgtgtgttacctgtgcacCACTCACCTGTTTGAGCATGCTGTCGTGTCGGTCCTGAGCACTCTGGGCTTCTGTCTCCTTCTCGGCGAGACACACTCGTAGCCGTTGGATCTCTCCCTCTAGGCTCCGCCTTCCAAGCTCCACCCTTGTAGCTCGCGACTCCGCCCCTTCTAAGGCCTCCCTCAGCCTCCGACGCTCCGCCTCCAACCGAACCTCACCTGCCCGGAGTTTATTGCACTgctcctgcgtgtgtgtgtgtgtgtgtagataaaaacatatttaatcattagaataatacacattaataaaaTTTCTCCATCACTCTTCAGTAGCGTCTGTCCAgtacggagtgtgtgtgtgtgtgtgagtgtgtgtgtgtgtgtgtgtgagtgtgtgtgtacctgtaggtGTCTGCGTTCCATCTCTGCATTCTGCAGTGTTCTCTCGAGCTCTTTAACTCGTTCGGTGAgtgtcctcttctctctctctcctctcctcaccgcctcctcctgctgctgcagTAACGTCTGAGTGGAGCTCAGCCGACCGTCCACAGTCCGcttacctgcacacacacacacacacacacacacacacacacacacacacacaccctgaaaaTTATGCAtgcacttaaaaaaatgaattgagtCCTCTGTGTGaacagaagcacacacacacacacacttcggcAGCAGGTATGTTAGTAACCGTACGGAAAAACTGCAGaatcatacagtgtgtgtgtgtgtgtgtgtgtgtgtgtctatgtgtgtgtgtgtgtgtgtgtgtgtgtgtgtgtgtgtgtgtgtgtttaccttccTGACACTCCTGCAGTGTGGTGTGAAGTTGAGTGACACGGTTTTGAGCAGACTCCCTCTCTCCTTTCACGTCCTCTAGTTCTTGCTGCAGCGCCCCCAACTGGCTGCGTGcctcatcctacacacacacacacacacacacacacacacacacgtacgcacaaaacagtatttaataacactgaagaacaTATTACACATCACCAGTTAAACcagacacacacttaaacacacaaacacactgaatagTCCATGTTGTGTGTGGAGGTATgatgtaacgtgtgtgtgtgtgtgtgtgtgtgtgtgagtgtgcgagtgtgtgagtaccCTTTCTCTCTGGGCTTCTCTGAGCTCTTGCAGGAAGTCTCGAAGGCCACTGCGGAGCGTTTCCGGGTCGAGGTCGGGCTGTACGAGAGGGATGGGCGTGTCTCCTCTCTCGGGGGACAGGGGACGAGACACGTTCGTGTTATCAGGACTGGATTTACTGGATTTATCCACAACATCTGAGACAGAAAACAGTGATAaaagctttaaataaatgttttataagaaATCTGCATTATGGATGTGATGTGATCAGTCACAGGaacattttttcataatattcTCCTCACCTTTAGCGGGTGATAACGAGCTGCGTAGAGGAGAGACGCTCCGGCGGCGGGGCATCACCACAGAAATGAGTGACGAGTGGGCGGAGCCTGCAGGACTGCGTCCGCGTAAGCTCCGCACCCCGGCGCCGATACCCAGCGTTCGAGTAAGTGCCGACTGCAAACTAGCCAATCGGAACTCGAGGTCACGGCGTGCGGCCTCGGAACGCGTTAGCTCCGCCTCCGTGGCACCGAGGCGCCCCTGCGCCTCGCTGAGCTGCAGCTGCGTCTCCGTAGACGCTTCGACCCCGGCCTGCGCACGCACGCTCAGGTTCCTCAGCTCGTCCTGCAGCTTCTTCTCTGAGCCGCGCGCCTCGTGCAGCTGAGAGCTCAAATCCCGCTCGAGTCCACGCCGACTGCTCTCGCTGTCGCTCAGACGCTTCTGCACGCAGGACAGCTGAGGAGACGGGAACACACACGTCAACAGCCCTCCCTGACACAACGGCTGCTACAGGTACATAATGGAATACATTTTATCACCTCAGTTTGTTCTtgtcacttttaattaaaatatcactCAAGCAAATCGTGGAATGTGAGATGCGTTCTTGTTTGTTCTTGCATTTGCACTTCCTTGAGATTGTTTTCCAATTTTCCGGACGTTTTTTCCAGTCTATCCAGTGACTGAGACTCCGTCAGCTGGACACGTGGAGCCATAATTTACTGCATCGAGATTTTACAACAGTGATGGTGGACGTCTCATACCTGAAAATTTGCCTGGTATCAAAATGCGTTCTGCAAAATAACAATAACCTTCTGAGGTACATGGAACCTGCCGCTAAAGGTGAGTACGCAGGACGTtctctgttgttgtttgttctgGCGGCAAACTTCTTCTCAGGAATGCATACTTACTACTGATACACAGCGGTGGACTCCACGAACAGGTCcagaacttgtgtgtgtgtgtgtgtgaatgtgttttctctctgtacCTCTTTTCTGAGGGAGTTCCTGGCTGCCTCTGCCTCAGTGAGTTTCTGTTTGATGGAGAAGAGCTCCTTCCCTCGttcctcctccttctgctcctccAGTGAGAGACGAGTCTGGAGCTCTGCCACTTCTCTGGCTTTCTGCTCTCGCTCCACATCCACCAccttcacctgcacacacacaacagttggAGGAAAAGCATCAAGGAACCATcgtttctgagtgtgtgtgtgtgtgtgcatgagtgtgtgtgagagagacctgtCTGCGCAGTTCCTGCAGTTCTCTCCTGGCCTCCAGTCGTGATCGCTCCACCTCCCGCAGACAGCTGCGCAGATCCCCGACTTCCTTCTGCGCAGACGCCAGGGTTTCCTCCAGCACGGCCACGCGCTGCTCTTTCTCCTCACACTGACGCTTCACACTGATCCAGTCACACCGTCCAATCAATACACACCGTCCAATCAATACACACATCTAATCTCCTATTGACTGATTATCATATATTAAACGTGTGTCAGAAAAATATTCGATACACACCTGATCCGTTCGCTCTCCGCTGCTCTCAGCGCCTCCCTCAGCTGGCcatttgattggttgagagcGTCCTTCTctttagtgacatcaccaaggGAGCGCCGTAGCTCCACCGTGTCTCGCCGATGCCCCTCCCCCGTGTCACGTGAATGGCTCAGACGCCTGTCCATCTCCAGAAGGTCTCGCCTCGTGGCATCTCGGCTCTCCTCGCTGGCTGAGAGAAGAGCGCGACACTCCTCCAgctgaggaagagagagacggagTGTGAGTGAGTTACCATCGTTGTTAAAAATACAGagttttgctgtgtgtgtgtgtgtgtgtgtgtgtgtgtgtgtgtgtgtgtgtgtgtgacctctcTGAGCGCGTTGTCTGCACGTATCTGCTCCTCTGTGCAGTTCTCCTGCAGTCTGCGCAGCTCCCGTCTGTTAGAGCTCACCGTGTCCTCCAGCCTCATGCGCAGCTCCTGGAGCTCAGCGTTCACAGCTCCTACTGtagcctgcacacacacacacacacacacacacacacacacacacacacaccagcagatCCATATTTCTACACATCCAGATCTTTAAttcttggtgtatgtaaacatgtgtgttgtgtgagttctctcactctctcctgctCCTTCAGGTGTTGTGCGTCTCTCGTCAGTCTTTCCAGCTCCAGGTTTGCAGAGCTCAGGTCGGCCTGTAGTGAACACACTCTCTCGGACAGCATGGCCTTCTCCGTCTCCTTCAGGGAGAGCGCCTGCAGAGCCGAGCACAGACGTTATAGAGCGAGGTAAAGATACGTGGAATGGGAATCTGTGTAAATTCTGTTCCCAAACCTGAGCAGGTAGAAAGCGAACGTGAAACTGTCCACCGATACAGCGGAGAACTCAGCGTACAGTATACGAGCAGCCGTCGTGAACGTTACCTGCTGTTTGTCGCTCTCGGCCTGTAGGAGACTCTGATCCCGTGCGTGCTGTAAAGCCCGAATCTCCTCCTGCAGCTCCTCCCGCTCTCGCTCCATCCTCTGCAGAcgctcctccatctcctccctCACACGCCGCAGCGCCTCCTCCTGCTCGGCCTGCAGACTGCAGCGCAGagcctcctacacacacacacacacacacacacacacatcactgagaATCTGAAAACCACCTGTGATCAATTCTCAtgattgtaaaaaataataagaaaattttAAACAGTGTTAAAGTTACATAGTGATTATGCTTGCATTAAAAAAGTAATTGATTggttcatatttaaaataaactctttTACATGTATAAAAAAGCAAAGATCTGATGAAGCTATAGTATTGGCACCTTGGCTTTGTTTCGGTCACTAGTTCACCCTGTGACAGAGTCACAACGTTGTACCACACGGGAACTGACCTTGTCATTGGTGAgtctctccagctcctcctggtGGTCAGACAGCGCATTACGGAGCGAGAGCTGAGCCTCGTGCTGAGCGTTAATCAGCTCCTGTTTAagagcctgtctctctctctcactctgagcAGCAGCCTTTTCTCCATCCGCACGCACACGCTTCAGCTCCGctgcacagacagagagagagagataagcacagagagacagacagacagacagatagatagacagacagacagacaggtatggcatagttctctctctctctctctctctctctctgtctataccTGTAGCATTATCGTGTCGTGTTCTCAGGTTGAGGTTTTCATTCTCGAGGTGCTCTCTGCGCAAGTCTGACTGCATCAGCTGCTGCTGCACCTCAAACAGACTCGCCTCCAATGCCTCCTTCtccacccttacacacacacacacacacacacacacatttggtaTAGGTCATTCTCTCAAAGTTCATTCATTAACTACTGCTTGTGCTTTTCTGTCATGACAACAATAcatcaattaaataataaacagcaataaataaatacagaataaagcaaaaaaaaaaaaagataaaatgataaaattaataaaaaataaatgtaataatgaaaCGTAAATCCATAATTGTTCTCCCGCTGTGTACCTGAACGCAGCGAGCTCCTCCGTCAGTGCAGCGTTATCTCTCTCAGACGCCGTGAGTTGAACCACAAGCCCCGCCCTCTCACGAGAAAGCTCCGCCCTGGTCCGTCCGGCTTCCTCCAGAGCCACGCCCCTTCTCTCCCCCTCACCGCGTATGATACCAAGCTCCGCCCCTAAAGAGCTCACCTCACCACACAGCTACCGCAGACAGACAAATGTGTCAAGCAtgagactgagacacagacaaagagacagacagagagacagacagtgggagagacaaacagagagacggagagacagacagagagtcggAGAGTCTGACAGAGAgtctgacagagagacagacagagagacagacagtgggagagacagacagagagacagtaggagagagagagacagagaaacagagagacagacagtaggagagacagatagagagatagacagtagaagagacagacagagagtctgacagagagacagacagtgggagagagagagacagagaaacagagagacagacagtaggagagacagagaaacagagagacagacagtaggagagacagataaagagacagacagtaggagagacagatagagagacagacagtaggagagacagagaaacagagagacagacagtaggagagacagataaagagacagacagtaggagagacagacagagagtctgaaagagagacagacagtgggggagagagagacagagaaacagagagacagacagtaggagagacagatagagagacagacagtaggagagtctgacagagagacagacagtaggagagacagatagacagacagtaggagagacagacagatagacagacagtaggagagacagacagagagacagacagtagaagagacagatacagacacatacactctcacctGTGTAACTTTCTCCTGCAGTTTTTGTCTATCCATCCGGAGCATCTGAAGCTCCGCCTCCAGCCCCGCCCTGGCCTGCTCAGACTCCTGCAGTGATTGGAGGAGAGTGAGGCGGGCGGAGTCCAGCTCCAGACGGTCCTGCTCCAATCGGACGAGCTCGTCTCTGATGGTCAGCTTCTCCTGCTCCGCTTCTCTCTTCTGACCCTGCAGcacactcctctcctcctccacctgGGTACAcagagagacgtgtgtgtgtgtgtgtgtgtgtatgtgtgtgtatgtgtgtgtgtatgtgtgtgtatgtgtgtgtatgtgtgtgtgtgtgtgtgtgtgtgtgtgtgtgtatgtgtgtgtgtatgtgtgtgtgtatgtgtcttacctggatgatgatggtgttcaGTTCTGCTTTGTCCTGAGCGAGTCCTTCATTTAAGCTGCTCATTTTAGCCAGAGAGTCTCTCAATGACGCCTCCTCAGAGCGCAGCTTcgccatcaacaccatcagctCGGCATTACTGGACTCCGCCTGGACGGAggacacacacccacgcacacaaacacacacccacacacatacacacacacacccagaaacacactcacatgctTAAGACGtgcatattaatattactgTTAATGCTCCTGCGACTCTCACAGCGACAGAGTCAAAAGGAGGCTGTTAAGAGGTGGAAAAAAGTCGCTGCACAAGTACACAGCtcctttatgtgtgtgtgtgtgtgtgtgtgtgtgtgtgtgtgtgtgttaccttagTGAGAGTGTCAGTCAGTTGGCTCTTCTCAGTTTTGAGCAgttgtctctctatctccccCTGCTGGAGCGACTCCTTCACTGCAGCCAGTTCAGAGCGCAGAGAGCTGCAGCGACTCTCACTCTGTTCCCACTGAGACTGactgcacacagacagagagacagacagagagagacagacagagagacagacagagagacagatagagagacagagagagagacagacagagagagagacagacagagagacagacagacagagacagagagagagacagatagagagacagagagagagacagacagagagacagagagagagagagagacagacagagagacagagagagagagagacagatagagagacagagagagagagagacagacagagagagagacagagagagagacagagagagagagagacagagagagagacagacagagagacagagagagagacagagagagacagagagagagagagagagacagagagagagagagacagagagagagacagagagagagagacagacagagagacagagagagagacagatagagagacagagagagagagacagacagagagagagacagacagagacagagagagagacagagagagagagagacagatagagagagagacagacaaagacagagagataaagagacagagtcACAAAGacatagagaaagagagcgagagacatttaaatattctttatgttGCATTAATCTTTTCTGTATGACTCCAACTGTGCCATTTTAATCGCTGTCCTGTGTTAATAAATAACACTAATTTAATACTGACTCAGTAAGTGTGCCActgcatgcatgtatgtgtgtgtgttacgtgtTATCGTCCCtcctgctctcagccaatcagaacacactataCTCAACTCATTAATGAAGAGCGACGGGGTTGGAGAAAATAACTTGACAGAAATCTGTATTAGTATTAGATAGCTGATGAACGAGTAGCTGTCTggtgtccagtgtgtgtgtgtgtgtgtgtgtgtgtgtttgtgtgtgagagagagagagagaaacgcaCACTCTCTCGGTCTCTACTCTGGCGCGATCTCTCTCCTGCACGGCCGACTCTCTCTCCACTCGTtcgtgatctctctctctctgcgcagACGCCGCAGCCTGCTGCAGTCTCTCACAGTCCATCTGTAGCAGCTGCAGTTTTGTCTGCAAAGCCTGCACAGACTGCTGCACACACTCCTTctcactgcagagagagagagagagagagaaagagagagagagacataccaATTAAAGCATCGACAATAATTCAATGAATAACAGATTATGGCAATAACATTAATCCAGTGAATTGGTTCTCTGCAGCAGGAGACaggaataataatgaataattaccTGCAgagtttgtctctctcttgtcGGAGTCGGTCTCTCTCTCGCaccgctgtctctctctctctctgagcgtCATCCCTCTCACCCTGCATGGCCTGCAGGCGTAGCTCCGCCTCCCTCCTGCCTGACTCCGCCTCCCCCTGCTGTTTGCGCAGCTGCTGGACAGACGACTGCGCTGACTGCAGACGACCTTTGACCTCCtgcagacagaaaaacacaagctATGTTTGCGATGCATTAAAAAATACCCTTAGTTctgttaaactttaaaaaaaacgactgtatattttaatataattttaatatctataataaattttataGATGTATAACACTACAGAGGtttatacagtgtgtattacatgtgtgtgtgtgtgtcaggtgagTGTGTACCTGGAGCTGGAGATGTCTATTGGTTGCCATGCCACGCAGAGCTGAGAGAGCGGATTCGGGGAGGGGCAGGGCGGAGGGTCGCCGTGGAGACGATGATCGCTGTGGTGACGAGGATCGTTGGGGGGAGGAGGAGCGCATCAACGGCAACAGAGCCAAAACGCTGTTCTCTGATTCGGACTCCACTGACGAGCCGAACACGCCCGAGTCCGAATCTGACATCATCAACTACAACAGAGTGGGCGGAGTAAGAGAGTGGGCGGAGTAAGAGAATGGGCGGAGTAATAGAGTGGGCGGAGTAATAGAGTGGGCGGAGTAAGAGAGTGGGTGAGGCTGAGGTGTgattttgtgactttgttgtTCCTGACTgctctgtgatgtgtgtgttacctgtgcgATGTCTCTCAGGGTGTCCAGCAGAGTGTTAATGTGAGCTCTGAGTGTGTGGAGCTCTGATTCTTCATCTCCACtctgctcctacacacacacacacacacacacacacatttaggtTAAAATAGTGAATTTGAACTGTTCCTGTAATCTGAAGTCAGTTTGAATTCTACACACCTGCAGTCTCCGAGTGAGTGACGTgatctcgttctctctctcgtCTACTCGAGCTCTgagtctctccatctctctctctgcgtctgCCAGCCTGCCGATACACAGACGACATCGCAGTGCGACACCGAGACACTGatcacacagttacacacatccACAGCACCGACACGTATAAAACACACCAATGCAGAAATGTCATCGTCGTGTCACTGCACATCACACTACTCAGTATTACACTGTGTTCACACTAGCGAGCGACAAAACGActggctcgaatgattcctcggaccgaTCCTATGCAGCGTgaggtccgacgtttcttcagttctccGCTCAGAAGTTTacttcctacctgcagttagttcccttttactgtttgatgcaGGAAAATGGAATAAACTTATAagcgtggtttcatcttatcccgtcatatacgacctctcaGTAAACATCTACTGAGCcgttatgaagaaaaataaaactttgaaggaagtagcagagttCGTTgatgcctctggtgagtgtatgtagctagtataGTTAGTTTGTTTTGCTAATTTAAGAATGAAGCTAGTACAAATCCAAACATCTAACATGTAATCAAAGTGAAAAGTGGTTACACTGACACAGTAATGCTACATTACGCCTTTATGAAAACTTTACAAAACACAGTTTAGATCTTTATTTAAACTTCATCTCtttcacacacgacactgttatctgttttattttacagaccTGCTGttgagtttctctctctcagattgGCTCTCGGTgatctcgctctctttctctcggaGCAGCTGCTCCAGTGTGATGCGCTGAGCCGCCTCGCGCTCCAGGACCAGCGCCGAGCCGTCCTCACGACTCCGCACcgccacacacatgcacacacactgcagctgcaCGCTCTGAGCCGCCTGAGCCAGATCACTGCGCATCACTGACAGATCCCTGAGACAACACAATTGTGATATAGCGTAACAGAGTGTGTGTCGGGGTagggtatggtgtgtgtgtgtgtgtgtgtgtgtgtgaagtctaACCTCTCGGTGGCActcttcatctcacacacactcctgcggAAACTGACTACCTGCCTCCACAGAGTGAGCAGCCGACTGTGCTCACTGCTGAAGTAGTTATGGAATgactgcaaataaataaataaataaataaataaataaaatttaaaaaaaggttattaTTTTAGAATGATTGTTAAGAATTTTACAAACGCTGTGAATGCTCAACGTCACACtgtcatttatttcaaataaatgtaataaatgtgctgttgaaattgttgttgttattattagcattaaaaagtacaaagttTCTAAGAATAGACAGATGACTGaacctcctcctctctcctccaaTCAGACTCCTTCTGCTCCAGCTCCTCCCTCGCTTTGGTCCAATCAGCAGTGAGTCTGCGGATGTCCTGACTCAGCGCCTCATTGGCCAGTCCGGCCTGTTCCAGCTGTTCACGCAGCATCGCGTTCACTGCCGATAGACTGCTGCTCCTGCTCGACATGACAAAACAAAGCATaagtagctctgtgtgtgtgtgtgtgtgtgtgtgtgagtgcgtgtgtgtgtgtgtgtgcatgcgtgtgtgttcaGACCTCTGCTGCTCTTCCTCGAGGCGGATAAGGGCCGTCTCCAGCTCACTGCTGCACTCGTCCTGACCATTAGTGGACTTTTCACACCCACTctgtgaaataaacaaaaaggtttgtgtcatgtgtgtgtatggtgtgtgtatagtgtgtgtggtgtgtgtatagtgtgtatagtgtgtgtggtgtgtgtatagtgtgtatggtgtgtgtatagtgtgtatggtgtgtgtggtgtgtgtatagtgtgtatagtgtgtatggtgtgtgtatagtgtgtatagtgtgtatagtgtgtatggtgtgtatagtgtgtatagtgtgtatggtgtgtatggtgtgtatagtgtgtatagtgtgtatggtgtgtatagtgtgtatagtgtgtgtatagtgtgtatagtgtgtatggtgtgtgtatagtgtatatagtgtgtatagtgtgtatggtgtgtatagtgtgtatagtgtgtatggtgtgtatagtgtgtatagtgtgtatagtgtgtatggtgtgtatagtgtgtatagtgtgtgtatagtgtgtatagtgtgtgtatagtgtgtatagtgtgtatggtgtgtatagtgtgtatagtgtgtatggtgtgtatagtgtgtatagtgtgtgtatagtgtgtatggtgtgtatagtgtgtatagtgtgtacagtgtgtatagtgtgtatagtgtgtatggtgggtgtggtgtgtgtatagtgtatatggtgtgtgtgtatagtgtatatagtgtgtgtatagtgtgtgtgtatggtgtgtgtatagtgtgtatagtgtgtatagtgtgtatagtgtgtgtatggtgtgtgtatagtgtgtatggtgtgtgtatggtgtgtgtatatggtgtgtatggtgtgtgtgtatagtgtgtgtatatggtgtgtatggtgtgtgtgtatagtgtgtgtatatggtgtgtatggtgtgtgtagtgtgtatggtgtgtgtatagtgtgtatggtgtgtgtgtatagtgtgtgtatggtgtgtatggtgtgtgtggtgtgtgtatggtgtgtatggtgtgtgtatggtgtgtgtatagtgtatatggtgtgtgtgtatggtgtgtgtgtatggtgtgtgtatagtgtgtgtatagtgtgtgtgtatggtgtgtgtatggtgtgtgtgtatggtgtgtgtatagtgtgtgtatagtgtgtgtgtatggtgtgtgtatggtgtgtgtatatggtgtgtatggtgtgtgtgtatggtgtgtgtgtatggtgtgtgtatagtgtgtgtatggtgtgtgtatagtgtgtgtatagtgtgtgtgtatagtgtgtgtgtatggtgtgtgtgtatggtgtgtatagtgtgtgtgtatattcatTAGTTATATTCTCGCACTCACTTGCTCTGATGATTTCTCCAGCAGAGACTGCTCCAGATCACTGCACTTCTTCTTATACTGCAGAACCTGAACACACGCCAACAGAATAATCAGTAACTGCATAAACTAATTCAACTGTAGGGCAGCAGGTGAACGAacgaatgaacgaatgaacgaacgaatgaacgaatgaatgagtgaatgaatgaatgaatgaatgaatgaaagaccTTGGCCTGTAGTTTCTGGACGAGTTGAGCTTGTCTCTGCTGCCCCTCCTGGTAGGCGGTGAGTTTGCGTTTGTAAGCGTTTTGTTCTTCATCCAGACGCCGTCGCAGCTCCACCACCTGCTGAGACAAACTCACACACTCCGGAGAGTCGCTGTC encodes the following:
- the LOC113539449 gene encoding rootletin isoform X1: MSAPGSPRADSRLEQVIQKLEESVLSEEKRLTVRGPSPDAPPTCIPARVREIVTKNLNESTGSMSSVLSLEEENRVLQSELSRLEDLLAHSRADRDELAIKYSAISERLEQALRLEAGVSDSDSPECVSLSQQVVELRRRLDEEQNAYKRKLTAYQEGQQRQAQLVQKLQAKVLQYKKKCSDLEQSLLEKSSEQSGCEKSTNGQDECSSELETALIRLEEEQQRSSSLSAVNAMLREQLEQAGLANEALSQDIRRLTADWTKAREELEQKESDWRREEESFHNYFSSEHSRLLTLWRQVVSFRRSVCEMKSATERDLSVMRSDLAQAAQSVQLQCVCMCVAVRSREDGSALVLEREAAQRITLEQLLREKESEITESQSEREKLNSRLADAEREMERLRARVDERENEITSLTRRLQEQSGDEESELHTLRAHINTLLDTLRDIAQLMMSDSDSGVFGSSVESESENSVLALLPLMRSSSPQRSSSPQRSSSPRRPSALPLPESALSALRGMATNRHLQLQEVKGRLQSAQSSVQQLRKQQGEAESGRREAELRLQAMQGERDDAQRERETAVRERDRLRQERDKLCSEKECVQQSVQALQTKLQLLQMDCERLQQAAASAQRERDHERVERESAVQERDRARVETERVQSQWEQSESRCSSLRSELAAVKESLQQGEIERQLLKTEKSQLTDTLTKAESSNAELMVLMAKLRSEEASLRDSLAKMSSLNEGLAQDKAELNTIIIQVEEERSVLQGQKREAEQEKLTIRDELVRLEQDRLELDSARLTLLQSLQESEQARAGLEAELQMLRMDRQKLQEKVTQLCGEVSSLGAELGIIRGEGERRGVALEEAGRTRAELSRERAGLVVQLTASERDNAALTEELAAFRVEKEALEASLFEVQQQLMQSDLRREHLENENLNLRTRHDNATAELKRVRADGEKAAAQSERERQALKQELINAQHEAQLSLRNALSDHQEELERLTNDKEALRCSLQAEQEEALRRVREEMEERLQRMEREREELQEEIRALQHARDQSLLQAESDKQQALSLKETEKAMLSERVCSLQADLSSANLELERLTRDAQHLKEQERATVGAVNAELQELRMRLEDTVSSNRRELRRLQENCTEEQIRADNALRELEECRALLSASEESRDATRRDLLEMDRRLSHSRDTGEGHRRDTVELRRSLGDVTKEKDALNQSNGQLREALRAAESERISVKRQCEEKEQRVAVLEETLASAQKEVGDLRSCLREVERSRLEARRELQELRRQVKVVDVEREQKAREVAELQTRLSLEEQKEEERGKELFSIKQKLTEAEAARNSLRKELSCVQKRLSDSESSRRGLERDLSSQLHEARGSEKKLQDELRNLSVRAQAGVEASTETQLQLSEAQGRLGATEAELTRSEAARRDLEFRLASLQSALTRTLGIGAGVRSLRGRSPAGSAHSSLISVVMPRRRSVSPLRSSLSPAKDVVDKSSKSSPDNTNVSRPLSPERGDTPIPLVQPDLDPETLRSGLRDFLQELREAQRERDEARSQLGALQQELEDVKGERESAQNRVTQLHTTLQECQEGKRTVDGRLSSTQTLLQQQEEAVRRGEREKRTLTERVKELERTLQNAEMERRHLQEQCNKLRAGEVRLEAERRRLREALEGAESRATRVELGRRSLEGEIQRLRVCLAEKETEAQSAQDRHDSMLKQVVEAEARVSSLQREVDRVSSLLSKAQDLESVQRDRAQSLSQSLQESNAAHSATQGRLATLQKNLTLTEQERKQLQERVDSMRASLSEGKHAVETLTERMQNLQAELTQSQLKRQELETELADTQEALRLRSAALCEAQRSLQTAQTERVCVEERVCVLQRAVALLETEKKDAERQAVRLEKDKNALRNTLEKVERQKLKTEETSMRLCAEKERLDQTLSTTEQELQHAQRQITLLQTQLAELEASQSVSERDDALKEAELLRANQREVERLRASQREAERTLANRERAHRQRVKGLEEQVSTLKEQLQHELRRRHPSLPLSN